The following are from one region of the Nicotiana tomentosiformis chromosome 7, ASM39032v3, whole genome shotgun sequence genome:
- the LOC138896342 gene encoding uncharacterized protein produces the protein MSTIQNTPFTVVDKAPLQLQMWWYDLGEDGQKWVTKHLGALTDIMKIKPRDDLIEALVTFWDPVHNVFRFSDFELIPTLDEIAGYSGFGRDLRNQELIFPRALSVHRFFDLLNISKQIRKTNVVEGCCSFYFLYSRFGQPNGFEMHEKGLNNKQNKDTWQIHRRFAFIMAFLGIMVFPNEKRTIDTRIARVVQVLTTKEHHTLAPIILSDIYRALTLCKSGAKFFEGCNILLQMWLIENLRHHPKFMSYGPNKDNFIESYEERVKDYNSPEGVEAWISYLRSLNASQIEWTLGWLPLREVIHMSALKSYLLLLGLRSVQPYAPHRVLRQLGRYQVVPKDEDLSVQVIELHPEAPLPEALIQQIWNGCRYLKYDTQVPDPARGEVDPGYAIWFGKRSHVDDVPEPKRPTKRPHVQAFDDKIQERLAWGEREKGYKTTIHALEERLRNLNFEKDLQEQEAEGEKKSLICKNEALRAQLQQMKKASEVPVRSW, from the coding sequence ATGAGCACTATCCAGAACACACCATTCACAGTTGTAGACAAGGCTCCACTTCAGCTTCAGATGTGGTGGTATGATTTAGGAGAAGATGGTCAGAAATGGGTCACCAAGCACTTGGGAGCCCTTACAgatattatgaaaattaaaccacgggacgatttgattgaggcactagtgacTTTTTGGGACCCCGTTCACAATGTCTTTCGCTTCTCCGATTTTGAGCTAATTCCCACTTTAGATGAGATAGCTGGATATTCCGGGTTTGGCAGGGATTTGAGAAACCAGGAGCTCATATTCCCAAGGGCTCTTTCTGTACACcgattcttcgatcttctgaacATCAGTAAGCAAATTAGAAAGACCAACGTAGTCGAAGGGTGTTGTTCTTTCTACTTCCTGTACTCTAGGTTCGGGCAACCAAATGGGTTTGAAATGCATGAAAAGGGCCTTAACAACAAGCAGAACAAAGACACATGGCAGATTCATCGTCGCTTCGCCTTCATAATGGCGTTTCTGGGAATCATGGTCTTCCCAAACGAGAAGCGGACAATTGATACCCGCATAGCCAGGGTTGTACAAGTCCTCACTACTAAAGAACATCACACTCTTGCCCCGATCATTTTATCAGACATTTATCGGGCGTTGACTTTGTGCAAGTCCggggcaaaattcttcgaagggtgCAATATTTTGTTACAAATGTGGTTAATTGAGAATCTCCGACATCACCCCAAGTTCATGAGCTATGGTCCGAACAAGGACAATTTCATTGAGAGTTACgaagaaagagtaaaagattacaactctccagaaggggtggaagcctggatatcctacctaagatctttaaatgcaagtcaaattgagtggactttgggatggctcccgctaagagaggtgatacacatgtcgGCCCTAAAAAGTTATTTGCTATTGTTGGGTTTGAGAAGTGTCCAGCCGTATGCGCCACACAGAGTTCTAAGACAGCTAGGAAGGTACCAAGTAGTACCtaaggatgaagatttgagtgtgcaagttattgagctacaccccgaagccccactccccgaagctttaatccagcaaatttggaatggttgtcgcTACTTGAAATATGATACTCAGGTGCCAGATCCTGCGAGAGGTGAGGTAGATCCGGGTTATGCTATATGGTTTGGGAAGAGGTCTCACGTGGATGATGTGCCAGAGCCCAAAAGGCCCACAAAAAGGCCGCATGTTCAAGCCTTTGATGATAAAATCCAAGAACGGTTGGCTTGGGGTGAACGTGAAAAGGGATACAAAACAACTATTCATGCCTTAGAAGAAAGGTTGAGAAACCTCAATTTTGAGAAAGACTTGCAAGAACAAGAAgccgaaggggaaaagaagagtctgatctgcaaaaatgaagcccttcgtGCTCAACTTCAACAGATGAAGAAAGCCTCTGAAGTGCCAGTGAGAAGTTGGTAA